The sequence TGTTATgttaagttcaaaatttgatttccactgcccccccccccttcgccCCATGTTACAACCGTAGTTTTTGGCGTGACCTCCTCACATCAAATTGGTAACATAGCTTATGGActtctatgaaattcttttgaattcgctTGAATTCTAGTGTACACCAAAATTTCTAGTAGTTAACCCCCGCATTACTAAATACTAAATGTCGACTCTTATCGTGAACATTATAGCCGTGCGATTAGTAAGTGAAACTGTGAAAATGGAGTATCGCCGAatcaaagaaagtttaatttaatcGTACAGGTAGTCGCTTCTGTTACTACGGATGCTCTTCTTGAATCTGCCAGGAACGCATGCGTCGCGACGCCCCTGTTGAGAATACGTGCCGTCGCAAGGCTCACTGACGCCCAGTACTCGTTCCCGCATCCCTCGAATAGCGTGTCCCTGCCGATGAGTTCCGGTATCTCGAATTTATccctgtatttgaaaattttcggtgTAAGCGAATCGCGCGCCGCTCATCTTCCAGGACGTGTCATCGAACTTGAGTGTGAAAAACAACTTAAATTAACATTTGCTTCTCCGCAAAACAAGgtatacaaatttcatttttcatgaaaaaaaaagagTCTCGTGCTTTCTTTTCGGTTCGTTCCCTTCAGGCGTTTCGTAGGAAACACTGGCTAAATGTGTAAAGAAAAAGTTTGGAGACTTAGGGAGATAAAGTAGTTATAAAGAAAGGTTTTTGggcaagaaaattattgaaagtttgatgaaatataagaaaattatggCAATGATAAAAAAGAGTGTGTAAGAGTAAAATACTCCTCGTGAAATTCAAATTGATGCAACTGTCAATTAATTCCGTTAACTGACAAATTGCAAAATTAcggagtaacttttttctttaactaCTTGTAAAAACGAAgcaataattataattagaatCTAATACAATCTTAGTATAATTTCAGTCGTTCATATGGTAACTTTTTCTTTTGGGGATTagtatcattttattaaaatataagttttcactaattgttaaagagaaaaatttatgCATTGAATGCAATTAAtattggttatttaaaaaattacattattccaagtagctttttattttatttttaataattctaagcCACAGTTTTTACCAAGTACTACAAGTAAAATGCAGTGCGTATTTGAAATTACAATAGATTGTGAGAGTGAAGAACATGTGAATAGGAAAAACAATATCAtataaataaatagacaaaaaataatttgatttgcttgtttatcaaattattaaaagaattttgcagtttaagcgaagtaaatttttttcttcaattcattTGACTCACTGCAACACGTGTCACTAGCAGAAAAAGCACTGAATGTAGTTAATTTAGGACGATAAGATGTTGTTAGGGAAGTTTGGGGTATCAATAActtgtttaaaactcttttaattcaaattattaaaaaatttaaatgggtAAACTTTACTGACAAGAAATGAGCATAAAAAGTAATCTACCAAAGATTAATTCTTGTTTTCAGTTATTaggaaatgtttaattgtttattcctaaaaaatgacTTTGATTATAGTGAATATTATTTCTCAGTTAATTATTacttattgttaaaatataaGCGTCTACACATATCAAGAAGTTCGTGTATTTTTAGCGAAATTTCGGTATAAATAGGCCGTTTTCCAGACAATAGCCTGTCTAAACAGATTATTAACTgaattatatcattattattatgttaaattcatgaaaaaatcgagaatttaaatattttttaacattgtatGTTTCATAATCATCTTTCactgataaaaataaacatgggaaTAGCAATAGTattctctgaaaaattaaaaatataagttggAAAGTAGTTCAAATGCATTGATAGGTATACTGTATACCGTGTACAGTGTATACGGTATAcagtaaattactttttattttaagtaggtaaaatttgtttataacaattttagatttagattattaattaaaaatagaataaaattaatgttttaactgatTATTAGTTACATTCTCGTAATTGCAAAATAGAGACTTCAACTAGTTTTCATACAtgtctattgaaattttttacttgctCTACAACAGGAAACGTCATTAAAAGAATATTTCGTGAATTCTAaggcaataaaaaaaagaaaaatcaaacaattagaaatataaaaacagttaatttcaaaaatattttgaaataaagtattaacagttaaaaataaaaaatcataaaatgatttcaagcattcaataactttaaaaaaatgaccatttattttcattttcatgtaCATGTCATTTTACTGGCACgatgattaaaaattgtaaaaaagaatttactCTGATACAAATTAGtattatatttaagttttaattttttaaatgtatgtgtaTCCCTATTCCTTTTCATATTAGTAtgcgtatattttaaaataatgaaacaatagaaactttcaaatatcgCTTTCcgttgatgatttttttaaatattttgattcaatACACCAAATAATTTATATAGTTAAATCAACCAAAACTCTTCGTGAAATGAACCAAATTTTACTATGTAACAATATTTGTtgaatgaatgaaatattttatttttcatttctactACAAGCTATTGCTGAACCAATAAAAACGTTGTTGATACAGATTTTTTTCCGAGTTTACTTGATAATAAACATTGCTTATTCAATAAGTCAAAATGGAgtgaagtgaaaaaaatatatataagtagGATTAGATTGcggaataggggcgtcacctgtcaTCTCCGTTTTGGCTGCAAACACAAATTTGTTTGACaataaactattagaatctttaattaaacgatTAATGAAGCGATTTGATGAGACAAAAgttaaaacttattattaatcttgttactatgatgtctcaaatatagGTCTGTCGCGATATATCGGAATCATCAcatttaacgagaagttggaaatgggaAGTGATATGACCAACATTCTTTTTTACcggtcataggggtgccttcccgcctccacgaaacgttggaaaagggtaggatTTTGACAACATTCTTTTTATGACCTTTTAAAGGAGGTTTTCTGGCCGTTTGGGCGTTTAAAATCACCTAAACGAttagttaaatatgatcattccgatatcgtgacatatccatatttaagacatcgtagtaacaaaagtaacaataatttttaaattatgcctAGTCAGATTGCTTTatttatcgtttaattaaaaattctaatagttcCTTgcagaaaaaaaactgtttttccaaccaaaaaaaaggtgacgcccctattctgcattTGCATCAAAAGTAGATATTTATTCGTTTTACGTATCTGCATAACACAGCTTATTCTAAAGTATTTCAGATTTATGCTAAatagttaagaaaataatttttcaattgatattaATGAGCTAAAACTCATTTAGAAAAGTAATCCTGAGAAATTTACGTAAGTAAATCAACCACAGTGAAGCAAAGCAATCTGCTTAAGAAACTTTCACTGAACTGTGTAAGAATAATAAACGATCTCCTTGGAGTAAGTAAACTGATTTGCATAAATATACATCACTATAAATTTCTGATTGACTAAGCAATAGTCAACCAATAAATGAATTGGAATACAAATTAGCAAAGCAGAGGGTTCATCGATAGTAAAAGTACTTCAAGTAAAATTAACACCTtttggaattattcaaaaatgagcATTACATCAGTTGAGCCTTCATTTGAGAATATTTAGTATAGCTCTCAGTAAAATGAAACTGCGAAAACAATTAGAGTAAAAGCACCGGAACGTGAATATTAAGCTCATCAGTATCTGAAGTATCtcaacatatttttttctgcaaGCAAGATTTATATGAACTAATTTGCACTCCCATTCTGAGCCAAAACACTTTTCAGGGATGAGcaggtttaattaaaaatagtagagttttcaggAGTGATAGAAAATtactttattgtaattatttataacaggTCAATTTCTCATTACCCTAAATTTAGTCTATCAAGTATTATTAAGATAATTACTGATTAATCATGACAATATTTACAGAATCACCAACAAATTTGATATAATTATATTGATTGTAATTACTTCACATAAACATACCAAGATTCATGCTACCGagatttatcaaaattcaatGGTTCGTGTCCACgctaaataaaaaatctagataaatttcaaaatagctaaccattgaattttttcactttgtGTGTAGTACAATGGCCATTGATTTGTCTGAAAGCTTCTAAATCTAGCACGCACAGAAACAATCAAAAGTTCTCGAATTCCAGTAAAAATGTGGGTAACAGGAATTATGGATTAGAAGTGATAGCATCTAACAGAGGTAATAACTTGTTATCTAATAAGGTCACTTTCTTGTTTTGAATGtctaattatcaaataaaaatatatttcaattgaaaatactgtaaaatttaattaattattataaagtaaaataaatatcaaatcttaaatgttagatataatattttgaaaagttaaaattgaaaaatattgaattctttagatgtattttaagaataaaaatttgacaatttttataattttgtaaattagaaGTCTGAATACAATCTGAATACAAAACCTTTCAACCTGAAGGAATTTCGAATCTAAAGCATAATAATATAGTTTAACATAGTTTTTACATGGTTCGAGATATTACAACTTTTGCAAGTTTTATAAATCTTGTATGTGGCCTTTCATTAAACCAGTCGAAACTATTACACATTTTGAtcattgatgaaattaaaatcaCGTTGGAATCACGTTGGGATCACGTTGGGATCAGGCGTCGGTAGGTAGAACAGGCCACGTGATCAGGAATTGTATTGAGGAACACGAAATATCAGACTTCCAAGCAACGATGAGCACACTATCCGACCTTTTACTAATTTAATTA is a genomic window of Belonocnema kinseyi isolate 2016_QV_RU_SX_M_011 chromosome 8, B_treatae_v1, whole genome shotgun sequence containing:
- the LOC117178517 gene encoding uncharacterized protein LOC117178517, producing MSTLIVNIIAVRLVVASVTTDALLESARNACVATPLLRIRAVARLTDAQYSFPHPSNSVSLPMSSGISNLSLYLKIFGVSESRAAHLPGRVIELECEKQLKLTFASPQNKVLGSSFKNFFTLSGLLNILISFATLAERVFELPYRIQFVHEERIYLQYRVTTIIPFHVGKIIQESRRIRNGKFLYKYMKI